The Haloarchaeobius litoreus DNA window AGCGGGGCTATCCGGCTATTCGAAGTGCTATCGTTTCCGACAACCCAGTCACCGAGCAGACGCAGTCGCACACCTTCAAGGGGTTTATAATCCAGACAGGAGTCCGTACAGACAATGAGTGGAGAACAGGAGCTCGGCATCACCGAGTCCAAGGAGTACAACACGGGCGAGTGGTACGCGGAGGTCGTCCAGAAGGCGAAGCTGGCGGACTACGCGCCGATGGGCGGGTTCATCGTCACGCGGCCGCGGGGCTACGAGCTGTGGGAGCGTCTGCAGGACCACCTCGACGGCTGGTTCAAGGAGACGGGCGTCACGAACGCCTACTTCCCGCTGTTCATCCCGGAGAGCTACCTGGAGCAGGAGAAGGACATCGTCGAGGGGTTCGACCCGGAGGTCGCGTGGGTGACCCACGGCGGCCACGAGGAGCTGGAGGAGCGCCTCGCGGTCCGGCCGACGAGCGAGTCCATCATCACGCCCTATATCAGTGACTGGGTGCGCAGCCACCGCGACCTGCCGATGCGGCTGAACCAGTGGGCGAGCGTCGTGCGGTGGGAGGCGACGGAGACGAAGCCGTTCTTCCGGACGAAGGAGTTCCTCTGGCAGGAGGGCCACACCGCCCACGCCACCGACGAGGGTGCGTGGGACGAGGTGATGACCAGGCTGGACCAGTACGCACAGCTCTACGAGGACGTGCTGGCGATTCCGGTGCTGCGGGGCTGCAAGCCCGACCACGACAAGTTCCCCGGCGCGGACACGACCACGAGCGTGGAGGCACTGATGCCCGACGGGAAGTCGGTACAGGGCGGTACGTCCCACCACCTCGGCCAGTCGTTCGCGAAGGCGTACGACGTGACGTTCACCGACGAGGACGAGGACGAGCAGACCGCGTACACGACCTCGTGGGGGCTGTCGTGGCGGGCGCTCGGCGCGCTCATCATGACGCACTCGGACGACCAGGGGCTGGTGCTGCCGCCCGCGCTCGCGCCCGAGCAGGTCGTCATCGTCCCCATCTACAACGACGAGAACAAGGACGAGGTGCTCCAGTACGGCAGCGAGATCGCCGCGGAGCTGCAGGAGGCGGGCGTGCGCGTCCACCTCGACGACCGCGACGAGCGCAACCCCGGCTTCAAGTTCAACGAGTGGGAGCTCAACGGCGTTCCCGTCCGGTTCGAGATCGGCGGCTACGAGGTCGAGGACGAGGAAGTGACGGTCGTCCACCGGCCCGACGGCGAGGAGGTCGTCGAGGACCGCGCCGACATCGCCGAGGCCGTCGACGAGCACCTCGACGCGGTGTTCGACAAGCTGTACGCCGCGGCGGAGGAGAACCTCGTCGAGAACGTCCGCGCGGTCGAGGACGTCAACGAGATCCTCGGCACCATCGGCCAGCACGGCGGCTACGTGAAGACGCCGTGGTGTGGCGACGAGGCCTGCGAGGAGGCCGTCAAGGAGAAGGTCCACGCCGAGATCGTCCTCGTCCCGATGGACGACGAGGACGTGCCGGAGGCCCAGCTCGAGGACGGTGAGGCGCTCGAACTGGAGAGCAACGAGTGTACGATGTGTGGCGAGCCGGCCGAAGAGGTCGCGTACTTCGCCAAGACGTACTGACTGGCCGGCCACCCGATTCGTTCCAGTTCTCCGTCGAATCACGGTTTAGACTGCTCGCAGCCGCCCGTTCCGTGGTCTCCCACCGGGGAGGGATATCCACAGTTAAATTTGCCTTATATGTGTTATTAATACCCTTAACCATTCAGGAGTAGCCTCTTATACCAGTCAGTGTGCCGTGTACACATGAATCAGCCACAGCGGGTCACCCCTGCCAGCCGGGGGCTCGCGGAGCCGGACGACGAGCGGTCCAACTGCGGGGTCGGGATGGTGATGGATCTGGGCGGCGGCAGCGACCACTCGGTCGTCGCCGACGGGCTCGAACTCCTCGAGAACCTCGAGCATCGCGGGACGACCGGCGCGGAGCCGAACACGGGCGACGGGGCGGGTATCCTGCTCCAGACGCCGCAGGCGTTCCTCGCCGACGAGCTCCCGGTCGACCTGCCGGAGACGTACGCCGTCGGCTCCTTCTTCTTCCCGCAGGCTGCCGAGGAACGCGAACCGATGCAGGAGCTCGTCGAGACCGCACTCGCCGACCGCGGCGTCGACGTGCTCCACTGGCGCGACGTGCCGACGG harbors:
- the proS gene encoding proline--tRNA ligase, encoding MSGEQELGITESKEYNTGEWYAEVVQKAKLADYAPMGGFIVTRPRGYELWERLQDHLDGWFKETGVTNAYFPLFIPESYLEQEKDIVEGFDPEVAWVTHGGHEELEERLAVRPTSESIITPYISDWVRSHRDLPMRLNQWASVVRWEATETKPFFRTKEFLWQEGHTAHATDEGAWDEVMTRLDQYAQLYEDVLAIPVLRGCKPDHDKFPGADTTTSVEALMPDGKSVQGGTSHHLGQSFAKAYDVTFTDEDEDEQTAYTTSWGLSWRALGALIMTHSDDQGLVLPPALAPEQVVIVPIYNDENKDEVLQYGSEIAAELQEAGVRVHLDDRDERNPGFKFNEWELNGVPVRFEIGGYEVEDEEVTVVHRPDGEEVVEDRADIAEAVDEHLDAVFDKLYAAAEENLVENVRAVEDVNEILGTIGQHGGYVKTPWCGDEACEEAVKEKVHAEIVLVPMDDEDVPEAQLEDGEALELESNECTMCGEPAEEVAYFAKTY